The Pirellulales bacterium DNA window GTCGCACTCTGGTATCTCGCCGCGGGCCTGGTCTGGCTGGCCACTCCGCCGACCAATCCGGGGCGTTTCGGCTGGATCGTGGCTGGTATTTTTGGCACCGGCCAGCTGGCCGCAGCGCTGGTTTTGTTTTGGAATGTGGAGCGCTCGGAAAATGGCTAAACCTTCGGAACCGTCAAAAGGATCCTCATCGGCCAAGTCCGCGGCCGCGCCGATTCCGCCGGGACGATTTGCCTACCAAGGGCTGGAACGCGTCCTGCACGAAAAGGCCCGGCTGGGCATCATGACCTCGCTGGTGACGCGTCCCGAGGGGCTGCTATTCGGCGAGCTCAAGCGACTGTGCGAACTGACCGACGGAAACTTGAGCCGCCATTTGGACGTCCTGCACGAGGCAGGACTGGTGGAACTGTGGAAGGGCTACGAGAACAAACGCCCCCAGACGTTGTGCCGCC harbors:
- a CDS encoding transcriptional regulator codes for the protein MAKPSEPSKGSSSAKSAAAPIPPGRFAYQGLERVLHEKARLGIMTSLVTRPEGLLFGELKRLCELTDGNLSRHLDVLHEAGLVELWKGYENKRPQTLCRLSRAGRERFLKYLGELERVVRDAQTSAERKSANASLPAGWVAM